In one window of Desulforhabdus amnigena DNA:
- a CDS encoding NuoF family protein: MNRTELQTMAEAERSRQQAFRCRFLCCAGTPCLSAGGGAVQQALKQAVAARNFEASVEVVGAGCMGPCSRGPLVRVIAENGEETLYERMTPEKAARLVEAHAAPGSTTLPEEWRIAEDSPFFSKQTKIVLSGSGRVDPERLESYVGEGGYSALAHALREMTPEEVCEEVVRSGLRGRGGAGYPTGVKWNLMRKAPGERKFVVANGDEGDPGAYMDRTLMESDPHRVLEGMALAAYAVGAEQGYVYVRGEYPLAAQRMERAIRAAERRGLLGHRIFESRFNFRIDIRIGAGAFVCGEETALMASIMGRRGQPVPRPPYPAQRGLWGAPTLINNVETFGNIPPIIQRGGTWYAGYGTEKSRGTKVFALAGKVSWTGLIEVPLGITLREIVFDIGGGIPGGRAFKAAQTGGPSGGCIPAAHLDTPMDYENLQALGSIMGSGGLIIMDDTSCMPDVAKFFMEFCMDESCGKCTPCRSGTVQMVRLLDRITGGRAVPEDLERLEDLCMLLKETSLCGLGQTAPNPVLSTLRHFREEYEAHIRERRCPAGVCDLGN, translated from the coding sequence ATGAACCGTACGGAACTTCAAACCATGGCGGAAGCCGAGCGCAGCCGGCAGCAGGCCTTTCGATGCCGATTCCTGTGCTGCGCCGGAACCCCCTGCCTTTCCGCCGGGGGCGGCGCCGTGCAGCAGGCCCTCAAGCAGGCTGTCGCGGCGCGGAATTTCGAGGCTTCAGTGGAAGTGGTGGGTGCGGGCTGTATGGGGCCGTGCAGCCGTGGACCTCTCGTTCGGGTGATCGCGGAAAACGGTGAGGAAACGCTCTATGAACGCATGACCCCGGAAAAGGCTGCCCGTCTGGTCGAAGCACACGCAGCCCCCGGCTCCACGACTCTCCCCGAAGAATGGCGGATCGCGGAGGATTCCCCCTTTTTCAGCAAGCAGACCAAAATTGTCCTTTCGGGAAGCGGGCGGGTGGACCCCGAGCGGTTGGAAAGCTATGTGGGGGAGGGAGGGTACAGCGCTCTCGCCCATGCCCTGCGTGAAATGACTCCGGAAGAGGTGTGCGAGGAGGTCGTGCGAAGCGGTCTTCGGGGCCGCGGAGGGGCCGGGTATCCCACGGGTGTCAAATGGAATCTGATGCGCAAGGCTCCCGGCGAGCGCAAGTTCGTGGTGGCCAACGGGGACGAAGGCGACCCGGGGGCGTACATGGACCGGACTCTCATGGAGTCGGACCCGCACCGGGTGCTGGAAGGAATGGCTCTTGCCGCCTACGCTGTGGGAGCCGAGCAGGGCTACGTGTACGTGCGCGGGGAATATCCTCTTGCGGCCCAGCGCATGGAACGGGCCATTCGGGCGGCCGAACGGCGGGGGCTCCTGGGTCATCGCATTTTCGAGAGCCGTTTCAATTTCCGTATCGACATCCGCATAGGGGCCGGAGCTTTCGTGTGCGGTGAGGAGACGGCCCTCATGGCCTCCATCATGGGGCGGCGCGGCCAGCCCGTTCCACGGCCTCCCTATCCCGCCCAGCGGGGCCTCTGGGGCGCGCCGACCCTCATCAACAACGTGGAGACCTTCGGAAACATTCCCCCCATCATCCAGCGGGGCGGCACATGGTATGCCGGGTACGGAACCGAAAAGAGCAGGGGGACCAAAGTCTTCGCCCTTGCCGGAAAAGTTTCCTGGACGGGCCTCATCGAGGTTCCTCTGGGGATAACCCTTCGGGAAATCGTCTTCGATATCGGGGGCGGCATTCCGGGAGGACGTGCCTTCAAGGCCGCTCAAACGGGTGGGCCGAGCGGAGGCTGCATTCCGGCGGCTCACCTGGATACCCCCATGGATTATGAAAACCTTCAAGCACTGGGGTCCATCATGGGATCAGGAGGGCTCATCATCATGGACGACACCAGCTGCATGCCGGATGTGGCCAAGTTTTTCATGGAATTCTGCATGGACGAAAGCTGCGGCAAATGCACCCCCTGCCGGAGCGGCACCGTGCAGATGGTGCGACTCCTCGATCGCATCACCGGCGGCAGAGCTGTCCCCGAAGATCTGGAGCGTTTGGAGGATCTCTGTATGCTGCTCAAGGAAACCTCCCTGTGCGGACTGGGGCAGACGGCTCCCAATCCCGTGTTGAGCACCCTCCGTCATTTCCGGGAGGAATACGAAGCCCACATCCGGGAGCGGCGCTGCCCCGCCGGGGTTTGTGACCTGGGAAATTGA
- the hoxE gene encoding bidirectional hydrogenase complex protein HoxE, producing MAALNAPPSQSSNLSSPHESGDSRFKVIDRVMKRHQFQQDALIEVLTAAQESFGYLREDVLTYVARRLQLPLSWVYGVATFYHFFSLAPKGRHHCIVCLGTACYVGRSAEILAALEKRFGVKAGETTAGGELTLTTTRCLGSCGLAPVVVLDGDILGRQSPENAVARVEAVLGGAETPLPQTASNPSEGEEKQ from the coding sequence ACCACCTTCTCAGTCTTCCAATCTTTCCAGCCCCCACGAAAGCGGCGACTCGCGCTTCAAGGTCATCGACCGAGTCATGAAACGCCACCAGTTTCAGCAGGATGCGCTCATCGAAGTGCTGACGGCAGCCCAGGAAAGCTTCGGCTATCTGCGCGAAGACGTGCTGACTTATGTCGCGCGACGGCTGCAGCTTCCTCTGAGCTGGGTCTATGGGGTGGCGACCTTTTATCACTTCTTTTCATTGGCCCCCAAAGGGCGTCACCACTGTATCGTCTGCCTGGGAACCGCCTGTTACGTGGGGCGATCGGCCGAAATCCTTGCAGCTCTGGAAAAGCGTTTCGGCGTCAAGGCTGGCGAGACCACGGCCGGTGGGGAGCTTACCCTCACCACGACACGCTGCCTGGGAAGCTGCGGGTTGGCCCCGGTGGTGGTGCTGGATGGAGACATCCTCGGCCGGCAATCTCCCGAAAACGCCGTGGCCCGTGTGGAAGCGGTGCTGGGCGGGGCGGAAACCCCTTTGCCGCAGACGGCGTCGAACCCCTCTGAAGGTGAGGAGAAACAATGA